The stretch of DNA ATTTCGGCCGAAGACGGCCCGAACATGCGTCAGGTCGAATGCGTGGCCAAGGTCATCGTTCACGAAGCCGGCAACCAGGTGCGCCGCGGCCAGATCGCCGTCGCCCAGGTCATCCGCACCCGCATGAAGGCCGCCGGCACCCAGGCCTGCGAAACCGTGAAGCAGCCCGGTCAGTTCTTCAACGTCGACCGTTACAACCCCGCCCGCACCAGCGAAGTCTGGCACGACGCGGTGGTCATCGCCACGCAGACCCTGAAGGGTGAAGGCGAAGAGGTCGTCCCCGGCGCGATGTTCTTCCACACCGTCGGCCATCCGATGCATGGTCGCACCCAGGTCGCCCAGATCG from Novosphingobium sp. encodes:
- a CDS encoding cell wall hydrolase; this translates as MFALPAIALLTGFIPANSVAHAAGQQTEPSSAQVQSDSDQPAAAAVSPLAPIDTISAEDGPNMRQVECVAKVIVHEAGNQVRRGQIAVAQVIRTRMKAAGTQACETVKQPGQFFNVDRYNPARTSEVWHDAVVIATQTLKGEGEEVVPGAMFFHTVGHPMHGRTQVAQIDDHIFYR